The genomic window GGCGACAGTACCGACCTGACCGGTACTTTCGCCGCGCTGTACGTCGTCGGTTGTCTGGCAGCCGTGCTGACCGTCCGCTACCGCGGCCTGTTCACCACCATGGTGTTGCCGCCGCTGCTGCTGTCGGTGGCCGTCCCACTGGCCTACCAGCAGCTGACCGGCCGGCCCGCGACCTCCATCAAGGACATCCTGTTGAACCTGGCCGTCCCGCTGGTGGAGCGATTCCCCACGATGATGCTGGCCACCGTGCTCGTGCTGCTGATCGGCGGCGCGCGCATCATGATGCAGCGCCGCGGCGAACCGTTCGGCCGCGGCACGGAGTCCCGTCGCGGTGACAGCGGCGGGCGCGGTGACAGCGGCGGGCGCGCCGCCAAGCGCCCGCGCTCCGGACGTACCAGCGCCGCCTCCCTCGCCGAATCGGCACGGCGCCGCGCACGGCGCCCCAAGGACGAGCCGGACGATCTCGATCCCGAGGAAGACACCCCACGGCCGAGCCGCCGCGCCACACCCCCGGTGGCCGACGCCCCGCCTCGGGTCGCCGCACCCGCTCGCCCACGCGAAGGTCGCCCGGCTACCCGCGGGCCAGTCCGCCCCGCCCCCGCGGTCCCGCGCACGGACAACGAGCCACCCCGCGGCAACGCCCCCCGCCGTCGCGGTGAAATGCCGCCACCGCATCCGCAGCCCAATGTTCGCTACCGCGAACGTGATTCGAGCCGCACCGAACGCCGCAGGCCCGAGAACCTATAGGTCTCGGTTCAGTTACCCAGATCGACGGCAAAAGGCGTAGACCGCCAGTGCTCGATGGACGGTTTCAGTGCCTCCGCGAGCATGGGCAACTGCGGCACCAGCGCAAGGCACGCCACCACCCGGCACATGCCTACGGCGTCGACGAAGCGCAGCACACGCTCGTCCAGCTGAC from Nocardia iowensis includes these protein-coding regions:
- a CDS encoding DUF6542 domain-containing protein, with the translated sequence MAASQRVRTRVPAPQRSILPTVPGIPVGAAVLIAVACTFLGFLIDANGDSTDLTGTFAALYVVGCLAAVLTVRYRGLFTTMVLPPLLLSVAVPLAYQQLTGRPATSIKDILLNLAVPLVERFPTMMLATVLVLLIGGARIMMQRRGEPFGRGTESRRGDSGGRGDSGGRAAKRPRSGRTSAASLAESARRRARRPKDEPDDLDPEEDTPRPSRRATPPVADAPPRVAAPARPREGRPATRGPVRPAPAVPRTDNEPPRGNAPRRRGEMPPPHPQPNVRYRERDSSRTERRRPENL